GGGCAGAAGGTTAACACCCTGCTGCCCACTTTTCCTAAGCCTAGCTTCCAATATGGCTTACTTGGGTATGCTGATCGGCTCACTTTCCTCCCTAAGCAGCATCCGCGTGTGGTGGCTTGGCATGTAGCATGCAGTCAATTGGTTGAAGAATATCAAAAAAAACTTATAGATTGGTTGCAAAAGCAGGGTTTCAAATTTCGGGAGCGAGAATCTTTTCTTCCCCATATCACCATTGCGCGTGCCCCTTTTTCTTTTCAAGTTTGGCGAAAATCTTTCAAACCTTTTCCTATAGTTTTGAAAGCGATCCATCTTTATGAAAGTCTTGGAAACTTAAATTATGTCTCTCGGTGGAGTTATCCTTTAATTCCTCCCTTTGAAGAACTGGAACACACCGCAGATGTCGCCTTTTGTATAAGAGGAGCGACACTTTCCGATCTCTGTATGCATGCTCAGGCTGCTTTATCTTTTCTTTTTCCTCCCATCCACTTGTTTTTCCCTCCCCTGAGCGTCATTTATTCTTTAGAAGAAATCATTAGGCATTTAAATGCAGGGATTACACGGGCCGATGGGGAGTTAGGATGCCCTTTCAAAGCTGTCAGCTTACACGGAGAAATTCGGGAGTCTAAAAACCACTTTTTAGAATGGGAGATGATTGTCGATGTATAATCTAAAAAAAATCCAACCTGCCACCTACCTTTTACCTCAAGAAGAGGGAATGCTTGTTCCTGGATTAGTGATTGCGACAGAGGAGTTGATACGGGAAGGAGATTTTGAAAAACCCCTAGAACAAGTCCGCCATGTGGCTCACCTTCCAGGTATTGTAGGCTATAGCGTGGCAATGCCCGATATTCATTGGGGATATGGATTTCCTATTGGAGGAGTGGCTGCCACGGATGCGGAGACAGGGGTAATCAGCCCCGGAGGAGTAGGCTATGACATCAATTGTGGAGTTCGCTTAGCGTTAGTTCCTCTGCCCTTCAAACAGCTTTCTTCTCGCACTAAAGAGGCCCTCTTAAATGCAATTTTTAAGCATGTGCCCTCAGGCTTTGGGCATGGTTTTTCTAAGATTAAAAAAAAGCTTTCAGATAAAGATTATCGAGAGCTTATCGGCAAGGGAGCAAAGTGGTCGATTGAGCAGGGTTATGGCTTCGAGGAAGATTTAGAAGGTATGGAGAGCCAGGGTTTTATTGCAGGCGGGGGGTTAGAGGCTGTGTCCGTGCAAGCGCGCAAGAGGGGAGAAAGTCAGTTGGGGTCCATCGGTTCAGGAAATCATTTTGTGGAAATTGGAGAAATTCAAAAAATTTTCCTCCCAGAGCTTGCCAAAGCTTGGGAGGTGGAAGAGGGGCAGACCTACATTTTGATTCATTCGGGCTCTCGCGGCTTTGGACATCAGGTTTGTCAAGACTCTTTGGATGATTTTCTCAAGCAAGGGTATGCCAAAGGATTGCCCGATCGGCAGCTTGTGGCAGCCCCTATTCAGAGCGAGGCAGGCCGAAACTATTTCAAAGCGATGGCAGCTGCTGCAAATTACGCTTTCAATAATCGACAGCAAATTTTACATGCTGTTAGGCAAAGCTTTTCAGAAACATGCCAAATTTCACCTGAAGAAATTCGGTTGCTTTATGACGTTTGCCATAATATCGCTAAATTTGAAATGCATGAAATCAAAGGGGAAATGCGCAAACTTTGTGTCCACCGCAAAGGAGCCACGCGAGCTTTTGGGAAGGGGACCGCGGAGCTTAACTCTCTTTTTCAACAAACAGGACAGCCTGTTTTAGTTCCAGGAGATATGGGAAGAGCCAGCCATCTCATGGTGGGGAGGGGAAATCCTTTGACGTGGTGTAGTGCATGTCATGGAGCAGGGAGAGCAAAAAGCCGTATCCAATCCTTGAAGTTGTGGA
The Parachlamydia sp. AcF125 genome window above contains:
- a CDS encoding RtcB family protein, giving the protein MYNLKKIQPATYLLPQEEGMLVPGLVIATEELIREGDFEKPLEQVRHVAHLPGIVGYSVAMPDIHWGYGFPIGGVAATDAETGVISPGGVGYDINCGVRLALVPLPFKQLSSRTKEALLNAIFKHVPSGFGHGFSKIKKKLSDKDYRELIGKGAKWSIEQGYGFEEDLEGMESQGFIAGGGLEAVSVQARKRGESQLGSIGSGNHFVEIGEIQKIFLPELAKAWEVEEGQTYILIHSGSRGFGHQVCQDSLDDFLKQGYAKGLPDRQLVAAPIQSEAGRNYFKAMAAAANYAFNNRQQILHAVRQSFSETCQISPEEIRLLYDVCHNIAKFEMHEIKGEMRKLCVHRKGATRAFGKGTAELNSLFQQTGQPVLVPGDMGRASHLMVGRGNPLTWCSACHGAGRAKSRIQSLKLWKQKNPLHYMKEQGILVKAHSPRTIAEEMPDAYKDVDSVVDAVQEAGLADKVARLKPSLVIKG